In one Myxosarcina sp. GI1 genomic region, the following are encoded:
- a CDS encoding iron uptake porin, with amino-acid sequence MSKLFWQTLKVAPAIFAASLLTANGANAQALPENGNDSSVNETLERIDRYQNNSTSSQSQVTNVNQLRDVSPTDWAYEALRSLVDRYGCIAGYPNQTYRGSQALTRYEFAAGLNSCLNQIERLIASSEAVTREDLDTMNRLAQEFEAELATLGGRIDNIESRTAFLEDNQFSTTTKLSGEAIFSVQQAFGEEVDSQTTFGDRVRLNFDTSFFGEDRLRTRLEAGNFDDILRSDVTGTDSTRLGFDAGGGNNIALDDLYYRFPVGERLNVWVGANSLDLYDILAVGNPILESSGTGALSRFNRRNPLVLRGTEGAGAGVSASLLDDRITVTGLYLTDNGNDPADGEGLYNGSFSAGGQVEFSPIENLDLALTYIRSYETGDSVDLSGGTVNGAAAEPFGEVATAANKFGGSVTYSLGERFVIAGFGGYADAEQLEGGDASGDIWTWGANVSILDFGREGAVLAFAGGQPPKFTTDEAGIAEDIDTSYIVEALYKFPLNDNILITPGAYVVFNPNHDEDADEVYVGVIRTTFSF; translated from the coding sequence ATGAGTAAATTATTTTGGCAAACTTTGAAAGTTGCTCCTGCAATATTTGCCGCTTCTCTTTTGACTGCTAATGGGGCAAATGCTCAAGCACTGCCCGAAAATGGTAACGACAGTTCGGTAAACGAAACTTTAGAACGGATCGATCGCTACCAAAATAACTCTACTTCTTCCCAGTCTCAGGTAACTAACGTCAACCAGCTTCGCGACGTATCACCTACCGACTGGGCTTATGAAGCTCTCCGTAGCTTAGTAGACCGCTATGGCTGTATTGCTGGTTATCCCAATCAAACCTATCGCGGCAGTCAGGCTCTAACCCGTTATGAATTTGCTGCTGGTTTAAACTCCTGCTTAAATCAAATCGAGCGTTTGATTGCTTCTTCTGAAGCCGTTACCAGAGAAGATTTAGACACGATGAATCGTCTCGCTCAGGAGTTTGAAGCAGAACTAGCTACTCTTGGCGGTCGTATTGATAATATCGAAAGCCGTACCGCTTTCTTAGAAGACAATCAGTTTTCTACTACTACTAAACTGAGTGGAGAAGCAATTTTCTCTGTTCAGCAAGCCTTTGGTGAAGAGGTTGACTCGCAGACTACCTTCGGCGATCGCGTCCGCTTGAACTTCGATACCAGTTTCTTTGGTGAAGACCGTTTGCGGACTAGATTAGAAGCAGGTAACTTCGACGATATTTTGCGTAGCGACGTTACTGGTACCGATTCAACTCGTCTTGGTTTTGATGCTGGTGGTGGTAACAATATTGCCCTCGACGATTTGTACTATCGCTTCCCGGTAGGCGAAAGGCTGAACGTTTGGGTTGGAGCTAACAGTCTCGATCTATATGACATTCTTGCTGTCGGCAACCCCATTCTAGAAAGTAGCGGTACTGGTGCTTTGTCTCGCTTTAACCGCCGCAATCCTCTCGTACTTAGAGGTACTGAAGGTGCTGGTGCTGGCGTTAGCGCTAGTTTGTTAGACGATAGAATTACCGTAACTGGTTTGTATCTAACTGATAATGGCAACGATCCTGCAGATGGTGAAGGTCTATACAATGGTTCTTTCAGTGCAGGTGGACAAGTTGAATTTTCTCCCATCGAGAATCTAGATTTAGCTTTGACCTATATTCGTAGTTACGAAACTGGTGATAGCGTGGATCTCTCTGGAGGTACAGTTAACGGAGCTGCCGCCGAACCATTTGGCGAGGTAGCTACTGCTGCTAACAAGTTTGGTGGTTCTGTTACCTATAGTTTGGGCGAACGTTTTGTCATTGCTGGTTTTGGTGGCTATGCCGATGCCGAACAGTTAGAAGGCGGTGACGCAAGTGGAGATATCTGGACTTGGGGTGCTAACGTTTCTATTCTTGACTTTGGTAGAGAAGGTGCCGTGTTAGCATTTGCTGGCGGTCAACCTCCCAAATTCACTACCGATGAAGCAGGCATTGCAGAAGACATAGATACTTCCTACATCGTTGAGGCACTTTATAAATTCCCTCTTAACGACAATATCTTAATCACTCCTGGTGCTTATGTAGTCTTCAATCCCAACCACGATGAAGATGCTGACGAAGTTTACGTAGGCGTAATTCGTACTACTTTCTCCTTCTAA
- the pstS gene encoding phosphate ABC transporter substrate-binding protein PstS — MVSAIFSKRQLWFAPLIAVTVSLTSCGGGQSPTEPSSEGGTSSGGSDVSASLTGAGASFPAPLYQRWFSEYNKVNPNVQVTYQSVGSGAGVEQFIQNTVDFGASDVAMTDEEMQQVERGVALLPMTAGSIVLGYNLPDVENLQLSRDVYTNILLGNITNWNDPAIAEINPDANLPDTKINVVHRSDGSGTTGVFTQHLSAISPEWEQQVGSGKTVEWPVGIGAKGNEGVTAQILQTEGSIGYIEYGYAKQQDIPTASLENQAGNYIAPSVESASKTLEAVTLPDNLRAFITDPEGDESYPIVTYTWVLAYENYNDPEKLQALKDVLTWSLEEGQDYSEELGYVPLPDNVVQKVEAKLETIQAQ; from the coding sequence ATGGTTTCCGCAATTTTTTCCAAACGACAGCTATGGTTTGCCCCTCTAATTGCCGTTACTGTCAGTCTTACTTCCTGTGGCGGCGGTCAATCTCCTACTGAGCCTTCATCAGAAGGTGGAACTTCTTCGGGAGGAAGTGATGTTTCTGCATCTCTAACAGGTGCTGGTGCTAGTTTTCCCGCACCTTTATATCAACGCTGGTTTTCTGAATACAACAAAGTAAATCCCAATGTACAAGTAACCTATCAATCTGTTGGTAGTGGTGCGGGAGTAGAACAGTTTATTCAAAATACTGTAGACTTTGGTGCTAGCGATGTAGCAATGACGGATGAAGAAATGCAACAGGTCGAACGTGGAGTAGCCCTGTTACCGATGACGGCTGGCAGTATCGTCTTGGGATACAACCTTCCTGATGTTGAAAATCTCCAGCTATCGCGAGATGTATATACAAATATTTTGTTAGGTAACATTACTAACTGGAACGATCCAGCTATTGCTGAAATTAATCCCGATGCCAACTTACCCGATACTAAAATTAACGTAGTGCATCGTTCTGACGGTAGTGGTACTACTGGAGTTTTTACCCAACACCTCAGCGCAATTAGTCCTGAATGGGAACAACAAGTAGGTAGCGGTAAAACAGTAGAATGGCCTGTGGGTATTGGTGCTAAAGGAAATGAAGGTGTTACCGCTCAAATTTTACAAACCGAAGGTTCGATTGGCTATATAGAGTACGGCTACGCCAAACAGCAAGACATTCCTACAGCTAGCTTAGAAAATCAAGCAGGGAACTATATCGCTCCTTCAGTAGAGTCTGCTAGCAAAACTCTCGAAGCTGTTACCTTGCCAGATAACCTACGCGCCTTTATTACCGATCCTGAAGGCGATGAATCTTATCCTATTGTTACTTATACTTGGGTTTTAGCATACGAAAACTATAACGATCCTGAAAAGCTGCAAGCTTTAAAAGATGTTCTTACTTGGTCGTTAGAAGAAGGGCAAGATTATTCTGAAGAGTTGGGTTATGTACCTTTACCCGATAATGTGGTGCAAAAAGTAGAAGCAAAACTAGAAACTATTCAGGCTCAATAG
- a CDS encoding MFS transporter yields MRTFLIIWIGQVVSLLGSKLTEFALGFWILEQTYHGTGTISQFALTILLIYLPKVIISPLAGVLIDRWNRRNAMMLSDLGTGVITTIVLLLVTSNHLQVWHIYIAVTVTSSFNSFQQPAYIAAIAQLVAPQNLSRANGMVQASSAIAKIAAPVIAGMLMKFTGLETILTIDLITFAIAIMTLVFVKFPNLRRTRKTKQQVIERLLKDTVSGWNYIALRPGLLRLIGFIAVSYFTMGMLEIVLWPLLYEPNSTEQLGIVLSIGGCGMLLGSILMSFWSGPQNRVLAIIGFVGFQGAIVLFGGTRISVFALAVGIFGYLFSQPIIVSLNQAIWQSKVPTHLQGRVFALQQTLERSLAICAYMLAGPLVDNFLNPLMARNGFVAELVGRFINTGMGQGVSLLLVLLGIVNLITVAIAFREPRLRNLETELPDKNQFLGKKEHHQLT; encoded by the coding sequence ATGCGCACTTTTTTAATTATTTGGATCGGACAAGTTGTTTCTTTGTTAGGTTCCAAACTAACCGAATTTGCTCTAGGCTTTTGGATTTTGGAACAAACTTATCACGGTACGGGAACTATAAGTCAATTTGCTCTGACGATACTGCTGATATATTTACCAAAGGTGATTATTTCTCCTCTGGCAGGAGTGTTAATAGATCGCTGGAATCGCCGCAACGCAATGATGCTCAGCGATTTAGGTACGGGCGTAATTACCACTATCGTCTTGCTGTTAGTAACGTCCAACCACTTACAGGTTTGGCATATCTATATAGCCGTTACCGTTACCTCAAGCTTTAATAGTTTTCAACAGCCAGCATACATTGCTGCTATTGCCCAACTCGTTGCCCCACAAAATTTAAGTCGCGCTAACGGCATGGTTCAGGCTTCTTCTGCCATTGCCAAAATTGCCGCTCCTGTCATTGCGGGGATGTTAATGAAATTTACTGGTTTAGAAACAATTTTAACGATCGATTTAATTACTTTTGCGATCGCTATTATGACTCTCGTCTTTGTCAAATTTCCCAATCTTCGTAGAACTCGTAAAACCAAACAGCAAGTTATCGAACGATTACTAAAAGATACGGTTTCTGGCTGGAACTATATTGCTTTAAGACCTGGATTATTGCGTCTGATTGGGTTTATTGCGGTCAGTTACTTTACGATGGGAATGCTGGAAATAGTTTTGTGGCCCTTGCTATACGAACCCAATTCTACAGAACAGTTGGGAATAGTTTTGTCTATTGGTGGTTGTGGAATGCTTTTAGGTAGTATTCTCATGAGTTTTTGGTCTGGTCCACAAAATCGCGTCCTGGCAATTATTGGCTTTGTTGGTTTTCAAGGCGCGATCGTCTTATTTGGCGGTACGAGAATATCAGTTTTCGCTTTGGCAGTCGGTATTTTTGGCTATTTATTTTCCCAGCCAATTATTGTCAGCCTCAATCAAGCTATTTGGCAGAGCAAAGTTCCCACTCATTTGCAAGGACGTGTATTTGCTTTACAGCAGACTTTAGAAAGATCTTTGGCAATTTGCGCCTATATGCTAGCAGGACCTCTGGTAGATAATTTTTTAAATCCTTTAATGGCTCGTAATGGATTTGTTGCCGAGTTGGTCGGTAGATTTATAAATACGGGCATGGGACAAGGTGTTTCTTTACTATTGGTGCTGCTAGGAATAGTTAACTTAATAACTGTAGCGATCGCTTTCCGAGAACCGCGCTTGCGAAATTTAGAGACAGAACTACCAGACAAAAATCAGTTTTTGGGCAAAAAAGAACATCATCAGTTGACTTAA
- a CDS encoding DnaJ domain-containing protein — MARVENYYLILEVSPDAKLKEIKAAFRRLARQYHPDLNPNNDEAAEKFKQISQAYDVLSDATKRRRYDRDFPFHKTQPKIQLETARDFYFRGMQRSQAKEYRQAIEDYTQAITLEPTLIDAYLKRCEMHYKLSDYRGVLDDCYQVLEIDPQVAKAYYYQGRARFSLGYVQSAIESYTTAIAREKNYAQAYYYRGLAYQESNQNLAAVEDLRQAARLFRKQNDNRAYYRSQKVIRDLTVKKRKIDRMSNSSNNAIANALLALPVYLVNPVGGLLPAYSRMRRKQAIQVGVIYGVLSSVCFVISYSIWQESEISIWLRFFLGLIPFFSLLLSNSIIRSFYRNSGSISSDFFIAGTALMPIAFASVFISLIYSFIAPLIVLLSISGCCYTIFILYAGCAQILNLSEAQSAFSTTAILIISTMFCYLALEILLFQI; from the coding sequence ATGGCAAGGGTTGAAAATTATTATTTAATTCTGGAAGTAAGTCCAGATGCCAAATTAAAAGAAATTAAAGCGGCTTTTCGCCGTTTAGCTCGTCAGTATCATCCCGATCTAAATCCTAACAATGATGAGGCAGCCGAAAAATTCAAACAAATTTCTCAAGCATACGACGTTCTTTCCGATGCTACCAAACGTCGTCGTTACGATCGTGACTTCCCTTTTCATAAAACACAACCAAAAATTCAGCTAGAAACAGCTAGAGATTTTTATTTTCGAGGTATGCAGCGATCGCAAGCCAAAGAATACAGACAGGCAATTGAGGACTATACACAAGCCATAACCCTAGAGCCAACCTTGATCGATGCCTATCTCAAAAGATGCGAAATGCATTATAAATTAAGCGACTATCGTGGGGTTTTAGACGATTGTTATCAAGTCTTAGAAATCGATCCGCAAGTTGCCAAAGCCTACTATTATCAAGGAAGAGCGCGTTTTAGCCTGGGATATGTTCAATCGGCGATCGAGTCTTATACCACTGCTATTGCCCGTGAGAAAAACTACGCTCAAGCATATTACTATCGCGGTCTCGCCTATCAGGAGAGTAATCAAAATTTAGCAGCAGTTGAAGATTTGCGACAGGCAGCTAGACTGTTCAGAAAGCAAAATGATAACCGCGCTTACTATCGAAGTCAAAAAGTGATTCGCGACCTAACCGTGAAAAAAAGAAAGATCGACCGAATGTCAAATAGCTCTAATAATGCGATCGCCAATGCTTTGCTAGCGTTGCCCGTATATCTGGTCAATCCTGTAGGTGGATTGCTACCTGCTTATTCTCGCATGAGAAGGAAACAGGCAATTCAAGTCGGAGTAATTTATGGCGTGTTATCCTCTGTCTGTTTTGTTATTAGCTATTCTATTTGGCAAGAATCCGAAATATCTATTTGGCTAAGGTTTTTTCTCGGGCTAATTCCTTTTTTTAGTCTCCTATTGTCAAATAGCATTATTCGTTCTTTTTATCGCAATTCTGGTAGCATTTCCAGCGACTTTTTCATAGCGGGTACGGCTTTAATGCCAATAGCTTTTGCCTCGGTTTTTATTAGCCTGATTTATTCTTTTATCGCTCCTTTAATCGTACTACTATCGATTTCTGGATGTTGTTACACCATTTTTATTCTCTATGCAGGCTGCGCTCAAATTTTGAATCTTTCAGAAGCTCAATCGGCTTTTTCGACTACCGCAATTTTAATAATTAGTACGATGTTTTGCTATCTAGCTCTAGAAATATTGTTGTTCCAAATCTAA
- a CDS encoding PleD family two-component system response regulator, whose translation MQSKQYKSQELSSVLEILSSQNFSGTFHIETQGNFVNTCNTCVLIWRNGELVFGGLTIPSNLKFAEMLVKKFKPDFINVAIQTAKERVDDSTSFREILELFVKIKILTWEQVENCVFKKIVQHLDRLWQFPGVAKWQTTTEFDLSYGEDRHGLKWKTLQQELNKRQQKWKAIEDLVPSMNAIPYKVENLDRINNSTVKEHLQKYVNGRRSLLAIAEKIDRDPLAVAQTYYKWVKLNWIDFEQNTTRDGSTSGSSDRTQQTPENSDLPMILSVDDSPIVQKSIERALKEVYRVVLAGNAKDALAILNREPIRLVLLDLTMPDVDGLQFCKTIKKIPKFHDLPIVMVTARDGLLDKMKGHLAGTDKYITKPFEPEQLRQVVNKYVNANVL comes from the coding sequence ATGCAATCAAAACAATATAAGTCGCAAGAATTAAGTTCTGTACTAGAAATTTTAAGTAGCCAGAATTTTTCAGGCACTTTTCATATAGAAACTCAGGGCAATTTTGTAAACACTTGCAATACTTGCGTTTTAATCTGGCGCAATGGCGAACTCGTATTTGGAGGATTAACAATTCCTAGTAATTTAAAATTTGCCGAGATGCTGGTTAAAAAGTTTAAACCAGATTTTATTAATGTTGCTATACAAACTGCTAAAGAGAGAGTCGATGACTCTACATCTTTTCGCGAAATTTTAGAGTTATTTGTCAAAATTAAGATTTTGACCTGGGAACAAGTTGAAAACTGTGTATTCAAAAAAATCGTGCAACATCTAGACCGCTTGTGGCAGTTTCCAGGAGTTGCTAAGTGGCAAACTACAACAGAGTTCGATCTTAGTTATGGGGAAGATCGACATGGTTTGAAGTGGAAGACTCTGCAACAAGAATTAAATAAACGGCAACAAAAATGGAAGGCAATAGAAGATTTGGTTCCTTCAATGAATGCAATTCCCTATAAAGTAGAAAATCTCGACAGGATTAATAATTCAACAGTAAAAGAACATTTACAAAAATATGTCAATGGCAGACGCAGTCTGTTAGCTATTGCCGAAAAAATAGATCGAGATCCTCTAGCAGTGGCTCAAACTTACTATAAGTGGGTAAAGCTCAACTGGATAGATTTTGAACAAAATACAACCAGAGATGGTTCGACTTCTGGTAGTAGCGATCGTACTCAGCAGACACCAGAAAATTCGGACTTGCCAATGATTCTTTCTGTAGATGATAGTCCCATCGTGCAAAAAAGTATCGAACGAGCTTTAAAAGAAGTTTATCGAGTAGTTTTGGCAGGTAATGCTAAAGATGCCTTGGCAATTCTCAATCGAGAACCAATTCGACTAGTATTACTCGATCTGACCATGCCAGATGTAGATGGTCTACAGTTTTGCAAAACGATTAAAAAAATTCCCAAATTTCACGATTTACCTATTGTTATGGTTACAGCCAGAGATGGGTTGTTAGACAAAATGAAAGGTCATTTGGCAGGAACGGATAAATACATCACAAAACCATTTGAGCCAGAACAGTTAAGACAAGTTGTAAATAAATATGTCAATGCCAATGTTCTTTAA
- a CDS encoding chemotaxis protein CheW: MESRPYLIFSLHGLPYAIDANCVREIFLLPELIPAIEAPNDIIGLLNLRSQITPIMHLDLRFGHRFEGCHSNDCVIVVESQGLQIGIVIHDVREAKYIEPQLIKTDLSYGRDRDINAAFVAGVAEIADEVVFLLDVDNLVRHRDRVVALIEDASETEAAESIEPKPAGNFYDLYFPQATAKESAIMRQRAENLRIVAEQTEDSELTSLAVVDIDGEYFGIDLDIVREFTKIGKITSIPQCPSHIVGNMNLRGEILTLIDLRQVLNLQSDRALQAGFANRHNQAAKAVAVNVDDEIAGILVDRVVDVTNCPAETIALPLALDSNSSKYFKGTTNYSGKPIGIIDISKMLSQ; the protein is encoded by the coding sequence ATGGAAAGTAGACCATATCTGATTTTTAGCCTGCATGGTTTGCCTTATGCCATTGATGCTAATTGCGTTAGAGAGATATTTTTGTTACCAGAGCTAATACCTGCCATTGAAGCTCCTAATGACATTATTGGTCTGCTCAATCTGCGCTCTCAGATTACGCCGATAATGCACCTGGATTTGCGCTTTGGACATCGTTTTGAAGGCTGCCATTCTAATGATTGCGTCATTGTAGTAGAGTCTCAAGGATTACAAATTGGTATTGTCATTCATGACGTAAGAGAAGCTAAATACATCGAGCCTCAATTAATTAAAACAGATTTATCTTACGGACGCGATCGCGATATTAATGCTGCTTTTGTAGCTGGCGTGGCGGAAATAGCAGATGAAGTAGTTTTCTTGCTTGACGTAGATAATTTAGTTCGCCATCGCGATCGAGTAGTAGCTCTAATCGAAGATGCTAGTGAGACTGAAGCGGCAGAATCTATCGAACCAAAGCCAGCAGGAAACTTTTACGATCTCTATTTTCCCCAGGCTACTGCTAAAGAAAGCGCAATTATGAGGCAAAGAGCCGAAAATTTGCGCATAGTTGCAGAACAGACGGAAGATTCCGAACTAACGTCTCTAGCAGTGGTGGATATTGATGGCGAATATTTTGGTATAGATTTAGACATCGTTAGAGAATTTACCAAAATTGGCAAGATAACCTCAATTCCGCAATGTCCGAGTCATATTGTTGGCAATATGAACTTAAGGGGCGAAATTCTAACTTTAATCGATTTACGGCAGGTTTTAAATTTACAGAGCGATCGCGCTCTGCAAGCTGGCTTTGCCAATCGCCACAATCAGGCAGCTAAAGCAGTGGCGGTCAATGTAGATGACGAGATCGCTGGCATTCTAGTCGATCGCGTTGTGGACGTAACTAATTGCCCTGCTGAAACTATAGCTCTTCCTCTGGCTTTAGATTCTAATAGCTCTAAGTACTTTAAAGGTACGACAAACTATTCAGGCAAACCAATCGGCATTATTGACATATCAAAGATGCTGTCCCAATAA
- a CDS encoding methyl-accepting chemotaxis protein has protein sequence MKISTQLSLTAAGIVVVAVGSIGSVFLGASSGDSRVVNYSGIVRGATQRLVKQELTGQSNDKLIAKLDQIVNGLINGDEELNLPRATDPEYFSIMLEVESAWNQLKENIVAARTNEASEAILYENSEEFFELINNGVFAAEDAAAAKLRRLRIIQLVIFGINLIIIGIIITLTRRITATLKSLTSAIASSSTEIAATIDQQERTVASQASSVNQTTATVDELGASSRQSAEQAEASTAGASQALSLAQEGARTVEQTMAGIENLKVRVGEIAEQIINLSQQTGQIAIVSDLVANVANQTNMLALNAAVEASRAGEHGKGFGVVADEIRKLADESRKSAEKINNLVVDLQAAMNSAVMVTDEGNKTAESSIQLARGTAETFVSVKNAIDDVFINTQQISLNTKQQAVGIQEILSAINALNLGAQDTAAGINQVKVSTANLRDSAKDLQEIV, from the coding sequence ATGAAAATTAGTACTCAACTATCTCTTACAGCAGCAGGGATTGTCGTGGTTGCTGTAGGTAGTATTGGCTCGGTATTTTTGGGAGCATCATCTGGTGATAGCCGCGTAGTTAACTATAGCGGTATTGTGCGCGGAGCAACTCAAAGATTGGTCAAACAAGAACTAACAGGACAGTCTAACGACAAACTGATTGCTAAATTAGACCAAATTGTCAACGGTTTGATAAATGGAGACGAAGAATTAAATCTGCCAAGAGCAACCGATCCAGAATATTTCAGCATCATGCTGGAAGTAGAATCTGCTTGGAATCAGTTGAAAGAGAATATTGTAGCTGCTAGAACCAATGAAGCCAGCGAAGCTATTCTCTACGAGAACAGCGAAGAATTTTTTGAATTGATTAACAATGGCGTATTTGCTGCCGAGGATGCCGCAGCAGCAAAACTTAGAAGATTGAGAATAATACAGTTGGTTATCTTTGGGATTAACTTAATTATTATTGGCATTATTATTACTTTAACTCGCAGGATTACGGCTACTTTAAAAAGCCTAACTAGTGCGATCGCTTCTTCTTCTACAGAAATTGCTGCCACCATAGACCAACAAGAACGAACAGTTGCCAGCCAAGCCAGTTCTGTCAACCAAACTACCGCTACCGTAGACGAGTTGGGTGCTTCTTCGAGACAATCTGCCGAACAAGCTGAAGCTTCTACAGCAGGAGCAAGTCAAGCTCTCTCTCTAGCCCAGGAAGGAGCGAGAACCGTAGAGCAAACGATGGCAGGTATTGAAAATCTTAAAGTCCGAGTCGGAGAAATTGCAGAGCAAATTATTAACCTCAGCCAACAAACAGGTCAAATTGCCATCGTCTCCGATCTGGTAGCCAATGTCGCCAATCAAACCAACATGCTGGCACTCAACGCCGCAGTTGAGGCATCTCGCGCTGGAGAACATGGCAAAGGATTTGGCGTTGTCGCCGACGAAATTCGCAAGCTGGCTGACGAAAGCCGCAAATCTGCCGAAAAAATCAATAACTTGGTCGTAGACCTTCAAGCAGCGATGAACAGCGCAGTAATGGTAACAGATGAAGGCAACAAAACTGCCGAATCTAGCATTCAGTTAGCCAGGGGAACGGCAGAAACTTTTGTCAGCGTCAAAAATGCGATCGACGATGTATTTATCAATACGCAGCAAATTTCTCTTAACACCAAACAACAGGCGGTGGGAATTCAAGAAATTCTC